In Miscanthus floridulus cultivar M001 chromosome 5, ASM1932011v1, whole genome shotgun sequence, one genomic interval encodes:
- the LOC136455429 gene encoding ferritin-1, chloroplastic-like: MTSINLTLVCCCLLSCNVEYNASYAYHSLFVYFDRDNVALKGFAKFFKESSDKEKEHAKKLMEYQNKRGDSVRLQSIVTPLTEFDHPKKGDALDAAELALALEKVVNEKLHNLQHVAIRCNDPQLTDFIESEFLAE, from the exons ATGACGTCGATTAATTTGACTCTAGTTTGTTGTTGTTTGTTGTCATGCAATGTGGAGTACAATGCCTCTTATGCGTACCACTCCCTCTTCGTCTACTTTGACCGCGACAATGTGGCTCTCAAAGGATTTGCCAA GTTTTTTAAGGAATCGAGTGACAAGGAGAAAGAGCATGCTAAAAAGctcatggagtaccag AACAAACGTGGAGACAGTGTGAGGCTCCAATCGATTGTGACGCCCTTAACGGAATTTGACCACCCTAAGAAAGGCGATGCTTTGGACG CTGCCGAGCTGGCTCTGGCTCTAGAAAAGGTGGTTAATGAGAAGTTGCACAACCTTC AACATGTGGCAATAAGGTGCAATGATCCTCAGCTGACAGACTTCATCGAGAGTGAGTTCCTCGCGGAGTAG